The sequence ctttcatattagcaaatgaatagaaaccctaaaagtattccttgactctcttttacaagagttagtcaaagtgaatcacctccttgggctctttcgtattccaatgtgtagaggaaagtggggttaggtcctaaactacccaATTCTATTTTTCACCATCACAGTATATTAAGTGATACCATCATATTTTTCCACGGGGAtcattgattgagtgaatttatgggggggggggggatgatcTTGTGGTGTTTTTATTTCTTGTGTTGTGTGTTAGTACATTGGAGAAAACTTAAATTGAACTCCTAACACCATATAATTATGAATCATGGAAAAAAATAGTATGGAAGTATCTAAGGGGAAAAAATTACACAAACTATGTGAAAGAATCTATTCTTGAACCTCCTGATCCTAAAGCTAAGTTAACTTGGGATATCAATCATGAGAGAGCTCTTGGTTACATTTGTTCACTAGTCTCTTTTGTTTTacaatttcatcttgaatcaaGCATGACACCTAAGGAGGCTTGGGAGAGTCTTGAAAATTTGTATGGTAAAACTGACAAGATTACGGGTCATTGGATTGATGAATCGTGATCCAAAAAATTTCAACCACATCCAAAACTATATCTCCAAGATTAAGAAACTAAGAACACGTCAAAAGGATTGCAGGATTAGTAAGGAGGATTTACAGTTGATTCTCAATGTCTTGTCCAAGCTTGGTCCTGAGTATTCCGTCTTTGTTTCTAATTTTCATACCAAAAGGGTTTCTATGGTAAGCCCACTTTTTATGTATTTTCAAATCTTCTAATCCAAGAGAAAGCAAGGCTAGTTCAAATGGTTATCATCAAGACTTCCAAATCACAAGCATTGGTTGCTAGTGAACCTAAGGTACAAAAAGAATTCAGGAATCCTAAtcaaaaacaaaagaagaaaaagaacaagccacaaaAATAATTTGAATCCTCTTCCTCAAAAAGAGAATCATCTAAAAAGGAGAATTCCACTAGTGCATATTACAATAAATCTGCTCATGATGAACATCAATGCtatttaaaacaaattgatgagTTAAAGGATATTTTAGCaaagaataaaatcaatttacCTTCAACTATGTCAAAGGATTATTCATCTTCATCTAATTCAAATTCAGAAACAAAGGGGGAAATCACTTGTTGCAATTGCAACTTCTAATTCTGGGAGATTGATCCTTGATTCTGGAGCTTTACATCATATGGCTTCATCACAGAGTATGTTCTCTTGATTTAAAACTTGTTCATCACCAAACATTGTGATGGCTAACACATATATACAGTTTGTGGGAAAGGGTCaattgaaataaatggaccatcaTTCAATGATGTCCTTTGCGTGCCTTCATTGTAAATAAATATCCtttttatctatcaaatcacacatggtgggGAAGGGAAAAGTGTCGAATTCACTCCAAATTCCGTGATTATTAAAGATTCACATAGCAGAGATATTGTTGTAGTTGGGGAGGAAAATCATCAATCTTGAGTATACACCTTCTCACATCTTTCTTCTATTGCTCCTTTGGTTGATGTATGTACTCAAGCATCTAGTGTGGACACTTTTGAGGAGATTTGATATGGTCAAGTGAATCTTGGCATTCTTTCAACTAAGGTTCAAGAGCCATGTGTTGAGATTCCATCTCCTACATCGACCGTTGTTTCTGATGATACCGGTACTACTACATCCATGGCTCCTATTGACCGAGTGTAACAAGATATTCATTTGTCTTCCAAACACAACTacttgggatgagtacttgatagGCATTGCAAGTTTGTTTTATAAGTCCTATCTTGTAGAGTTCGAGGACACTATTGAGTACATACATTTTTTTTATGAAGCTAATTTGTCTTCTTAGATGTTGAGAGAGAACCTTCTTACCCTCTTGTTCTTTACCTACATGATCATTCCTCACAATTTGACATGATTGTAGCCACTATTGAGCAACATTTGGAGGAGTCATGTTTATCTTCAGAGAAGATATTGttgatgtataaatctgaccactttcttaaataaatatttaatatctattttaaccccatccctcctattaattaaatcctatttaattaaCTTCTtcgttttcatctatttgattaagtaaattattcaatttatttaattaaatcaacctaaaccttttctagcctttaattaaataaatcactttatttaattaaatccctttttaTTCCTTTTAAttatatttacatttaattaaattaaccattgcatataaataaatttaatttatttataaaaatccccccacttgtatttatgcaggttgcatctattttagttgaaataaaacattttattttaattaaaattctttttctcccacttgcattttcctacatttaCCACTAGCCTCCTaaacattcttctagaacccatctaatcctaatcaattagctttAATCAACTCCTAATTATgtcatttccctaaatttgaggaagtcacttctcaaatttggaggaaagtcttctaaatgcatttaaggctatatttcttcaacaagctaacttgttgagttcccccaaatttggaaggactcttacaaatttgtccccaaagtcttccaaaccattaatggttaactcaaccttcccctcatggttagagactttctctctaacttaaccctcatctaactcaagggtctcatcaaacacttatggTTTTGACCCTAGTTGTCCtatctaacccttgcacaagagtttaccctttggataaaagctttatccaatggatgaccctaacctaaccataaccttacctcctaaggtaaccttcatgtctcctctggcatttaatgcctcttccatATCCTTTCAAgccatctcttgttgacaattgtcaccatttcattggtgaaaattgtaaacatggattgagtaactttcaatcctgaccatatgttaatattattcaatcttaaccctccattgccctattttttctataaatagatctctcattcctcattctccatatccaagttttcatgcatctacattatagcctaatttactaagcattttaacctctctttgttaaaatatcatcataacatttagaagcatttcattttaTATCATAGActatccatgctagtatatcatgttaggataatttgttaatctctttatcatatcactatctcaaTCTTAGCTTAAGCATCATagtttttaacatatcatatagatcttagaatgcattcatgcatatagatcacaatatcactagttcttggagttatcattcctaagtcatttgctcaatgatttgagagaaaacattggctttagggatcctgggagatagagaacaatgggacaccccttgggaagttaaactagtttaaattattttatacttgcactaagagtctcattggtatgtaggtcatctgatctcgatttattcattttgatcaccacattttcctGTGTACAAATACCTTTGTCTCTAGATTTTGTTATGCTTCCATCTCCATAAGGTTCTAGATTGTCATCTTCTAAAATGTGTCCTAGAACACCTAATTTGATAGAGGCATCATATTTCTTCACCATTCTTCCCCCTTATTCTTTTCAGGAATAGGAAGATGTCATGCATTCATCCATgtttttttttcttcctaaggggaggaatattgttcagCAATCATGGACCATCTTCAACTTCTTGTCTTGAGCATTCACCAATAATGCAAGAGATTCTACATTGGAAAAtggtctttcttcttcttctctcttgtgGGGGAGTTTTTTCCTATGGGTTTTCTCTTTCTCATATTTTGAGAGGTTTCATCATTGTACAtgtgtacctaacatggccttgtagttgggACCCATATTTGCATCTTTGGGTGTTTTCACCCACCTAAGATAttcttaagagggggtgttagtggacattttttatatttatttttcctacacattattaagcatacttaggttaTAGAGGACATGGTTTATGTGAGAACACATGGTGTAACCCATCGATTACATGTGTCACTCTTGCCCACACATGGGTGGTTGAGTCTCACACCCTTTTTTGACTTCTTATGTCACCTCTCATAACCATTACTTTGTCTCCTTCTGAGTAGGTCATGCCACATGCTTACCATTTTCTACGTAGGTAAAACtcccacctaatttggttatttgggagttattattcTTGGAATTATGTGCCCGCATTCTATTATATAATCAGCACTCACCTCTACCTTATGAGTTAATTCAAGTGAGTTCATATCAACTCAATCAATACAAGGGAGTATTGATCCATATTGTATCATTTTgagtgtgataatatcattattCTTATATTACACCATATTACAACATTTCATTCCTTTCTATTGCTTTTGTGTAGAAAGTTGATCTTGGTTTTGTAGGTGATCTTGGGAGATTTAGTCTATTAGTGACTCTCACACACAAGAACCTGCAATATCAAATGGTAAacaaaaacaccttccacaaatgagaatTGCACAAATGAATGTcatattactcaaaagcaaagaatacaTAATATAAAGCATGGAgaaaaatttaggagaactaaTGTACAAGCATGAGCAGCTAAATAATGTTCAACTATAAATAAACCTAGATGCACAAAAGTTAAATTAGAagcaagcactcctaagtgaacttaagccaAAAGGCATCACTAATTGTAAAATaataactaatagctaaatatgctctaacaattATGAGGAATAGAGATTCCTTTAATAATATTCATTTGATTGGATTTTTGAAGAAGGTGTCCCAAAGCATCAGTTGTAAGCACATAGGAATGGAGATAAAGGATATCTTTGTCTTATGGATCGTtgcaattcaaatgattctaacatAGTTTGGTTAATAATGACATGAGCATTGGTGTCTCTGAACAACGTTTGaacatgattttggattttaggcCCAAAACCCAACCAATGAAGTATTTTAAGAGTGAAATTTCAATAAATTCTATCATAAGTTTTATCAAAATCAAGCTTAACTAAAAAAGTATTTTGGCTTGGTTGATGAATTGATTTGATGGTTTCACAATCTAGCATTAAATTGTCAATAATATATATGCTTTTCAAAGTTCTTCTTCCTACAAAGCCATTATGACGAATGAATGGAGAATTTTTAGGAAGGGGAAGGAGCCCTCTACGCCTCTACTCCTTCTTCTAGACCCCACCTTTCTTCTCGTGAGCCTTCTCCCACTTAGTCTCAAGGGTTATTGAAATCTCCTAGTAGGTCTTCCTTATCCCCTCCATCTAATTCCAAACAAAGGTTTAGATCTCCTTCAGTAGGTGCTAATGGAAgcaagtctttttttttttttttccttcaccttcttctagacAAAGATCATGGTCTTCATCAACAAGAGCACATGAATTCTTGAATAATGAATAAGTTTTTTTTCTTTCTAATAGTTTGATGCTTTGCCGCAATAGGAAGATAAAACCTTACCCAATTCATCATGAATTACAAGGTTTTGTCATGGAATTTGAGAGGGATTTCCCACCCTCAATGTAAATTTAAAGCTAAAGATACCTTGTTAAAATGGAGATCAAATGTTTTATTCCTTCAAGTAGTCTAGTTAATCAAGGAGTGTTTAGATGTTACCCTTTTCAACATTTCAAAAGAAGTTGTTTTCCTTTACACTTCTCATAATGACAGTAGTGGAGAATCTATTATTGGATTATCCCCTTGGATTTTGAAACATGTTATTAATAAGGGTGAAGATCCTTCACAAAATTGTGTGTGGGTCCTTACCCTTATCAGTGAACAACCAATTGGTTTTTGCTCCATCTACGCTCCTAATAATCCAAAAGAAAGAGCTACTCTTTGGGAGTGGATGTCCAATAGTCTTCCTATTGTTGATTAGGTGTTGGGAGGGGATTTCAACATGGTTGAGCATTGTGGAGACTACAATTGGTTTAACTATTTCAAGCTCAGTAATGACGAGTTTGAGAAATGGATCTATTGTCACAATGTTGTTGGTGTGATTGATCCCATGCACATCAAATTTTCAAGTCACACCAATATTGGTTTACATGGTCCAATTGTAGACCTAGAAATGATAGGAAATTAATCAAGTTGGATAGATTCTATGTATCTCATACTATACATCTAAATGAAGATCCCATTGGTACTTATGTGCGAGTTGAATATTCCACCACCTTATCTAATCATTTCCTATTATTTGTTCCATCTCCCTTACTCATAATCCATCCTCTTCTTTGCAACTTCCTTATAAACTTAATAGTTCCCATCTTAAAAAAATTGATTGTGTTTTAGCCTTAGTTGGGATTTGGAATTCCACTCCTAAACCACAAGAAGGAGAGTCTTGGATTGAGTGGTGGTGTTTCGCTCTATCTCAATGTACTGAATTTCTTCGATCATTTGGTAGGAGAATGGCAAAGAAATGCAAACGTAGAGAAACTCCCTTCAAGGTAAACTTGAACATGCAAGGAAACAACTAAAATTTGATCCTAAAAATGAAAAGATTCAAACTATTATTGTTGTTACTAAATCTCGACTTTGAAAGTTGGACCATTTTTAAGGTTAGGAAGCTAAAATCAGAGCTAGGCTACAATAGATTAGATTAGAGAAGGAAATAAAGGATCCAAGTTCTTCTTTAATTATCTTAACTAAAAACATAGAAAAAAGAGAACTCATGCAATCATGGATGAGGATGGACTACACTTAGACGTTAATGAAATTATGACATTGTTCAAAAATATTTATGAGCAATTTTTCAAGGAAGAGGATAATTTGGCTGACATCTAGCATATCTTAGATGAAGGTGCCAAGTATTATACCCCTTACAAGATTGATCCTAGTTACAGTTGATACTTGGATCATACTCTTTCCTTGGATGAAATTGAGCATGCTCTTTTTCTATGAAGTCTAGCAAAAGCCTAGGTTTTGATGGGCTTCCTGCTAAATTCTATAAAACCCTGTGGAATCATATCAAAGATGAACAATTTGATCCTTTCTGGCAAGGGATTATTCAGATCCACCTCTACACAAACTCTCAAATGGACTCGTAGGCTAGAGAATTCATCTTAACTTTGTTTGCACCAGATTACTTTATCAAGTTGTGCGACAATGTCTATGAGTTAAGGTCTAAAGGCTAGATTTTAAAAGGCAAATTTTGATCACATAGGATAATGTGAGTGGGAAGGCCCTTCAAGATGAAATTCAAAGGTCCAAGCCTACAAATAACACAGTTGCCCACATATCACCCACGTACCGTATTGTAATATTGCTTAAGTTTGTCCAAGAGACTTAAAGATACAAGAAATATAACCCTTTCCCAATCCCCTCATAGTTTCAATCTCCCAACCCTTGTTTTCCCAGTTAAGTTTAGCCCATTTCTAAAAGTCAAATTCAGTGGGCATTCCTCTTAGAAAAAATAGAATAATAGTTCTAGCTTGATTCTCAGCAATGAAATCAACAACTTCATCAGGTAACTAAAATTCTATGGATTTACCTTGTTCTTCATTTGTAGAGTTTCAATTCACTTGATCTTTTGAATCATTCACCATCAATGGCTATTTTACCATTCATTTTTCCTTCCATGTCATGAACCTCatccataattattgtatcattgATTGGTTCCAGTAGTGGGCTCTTCATTGCTAGCCTGGCTTCAGATTTCAACCTCTTTGGTTATCGAAATCATTTTCGCTTCTATGTTGTCCCTTTTTTAATTGAATCAGTAGGTGCCATCGCAAGGAAAACGATCCTGGGAGCCTCCTCTTCCCTACACTTTACGACATTTGCACTCTTGATACACATTGTTCCACCTTTGTTCTTCATCCTTGAGAATTTATTTGACTCCATGTTGTTAGTATTTgtgtcatcaatgccaaaaggagAGACACCACAGTTTACAACTTCCCCTTGTACACTAGGGTTTTAGTTCATTCACCTTTGTTCTTCATCCTTGAGAATTTATTTGACTCCATGTTGTTAGTATTTgtgtcatcaatgccaaaaggagAGACACCACAGTTTACAACTTCCCCTTGTACACTAGGGTTTTAGTTCATTCACAACGCTTCTTTTCACTTCCATTCATAGCTCTTTATTTTCTATCCTTTAATAGGGttaacaatttaagcacaaaattTAAAGCATTACAACTTTTTTATAGAAATTGAATGACAAATTAGTTGTGAAATGACCATCTCTAAAATCAATCAATGAAAAATATACATTAAAGTGAGATATGACATATACAATAATGATATGTCATTCAAGTCATAAATACAATGAAAAATATACAATAAAGTGAGATATGACATATACAATAATGATGTGTCATTCAAGTCATAAATACAATTGACATTTGATTGATGAATTAAATGCTCTACGACGTTATTTTAGAAAAGATAAATTTGATTTTTGTCTTTAGAATTTCTTATATAAATCAATAGAAAGATAGTTCCCTCCCATGAAGGGTATTGATTAAAGGTACAATGTTCCACAATCCATCATTTTACttcttgttgtttttggatttgattgtgtctatgttttttgcatcaacattttgaaaCACTCTGTGATTTCTTTACTTTTTAAGCTCTCTATCATCTTGATAatgaatcacaaagtgtgattcgaaacatttaTATAAAAACCACAAACACAACCAAATTTAGAAAAAGCACACCACCACATGAGAAACGCTCCTCACAACTATAGTAAATTCAGTCTTATTAATCATAAATTTGAAAACCATGGGTATTCACGTGTTTGTCGGTGAAGGGCCCGTGGTCTCTTGAGCATTACTATAGTCGCCTTATGTTTGGCACACAGTTAAACATTACTTCCTACCGTTCTCTCACCACATAAATTTTCAAGCCGCGTGGCAGAACTCTAATGGTTCTCTGGACGCCACCTGTCATTTTCATAGCTGGCTCAACGCGTAAGATCCGTACAAAAGAGACTTTAATCGACATGAATCGCTTTAGATATTTTCCCTTAAATAAGTGACAATTCCAACTGTCTGGAAACACTTCAAAAAACTACGAGGTCTCCCGATCGAATCCGTCGAGGTTACCCTTTAGAGTGGTTTTCATCCAAGGAACGATATTCGGAGGGAATGTTTGGGATTGCTAACTCCTGAAATATCGAGCAGTAAAGAGTAAGTCGATTTTCAAATCTCTTCGCAAATTAGTTTCAGTTCATTTCTAAAATGTAGATTTAGGACGATTTTCTTTGAATTTCTTTCAGAAGTATTAGATGTGAATGTTTTCTCGTTCCTGTAATGAAAATATTTTCTGTAGTTTTCTTTTTTTCTCGTTTCTGCAAGAAAAAGGTTTTTTAGGTAAATTATGTGTAATGTGTGCTTGCATGCGTCCGAAAATTGTTTCCGTCAATTTTAAAGCTGTAAAAATGCACACTAAGAGGGCTTATTATTTCTGTGTTCTTTGCATTTCCCGCTGTTGTAAAGAAACACGGCTTctttttttctgaaagaatttctaTAGTTTTTTGGAAATTACGTGTGTTTCAAGCTGAATTAAGCCGTGCAATCTTTTCGTTTCTTTCAGAACTATTGATTGGCCTCAGTCATGGCGCTATTCCGTCACTGCATTAGAAAAATCTCGCCAAAAGTCTTGCCACCATCAAGCTTCATGAATGCTGCCAGATCCAAGCTGCGTATGCAATTTTATAGCTCAGGAAACGCAGGATCTGAGTCCTCGCTTCCTAGCCGCCAAGCTCTTAAGCTAATCTTTGGGGCCGCTGGGCTAGGGTTAGGTGTAGCAGCCACTTCTTCCTCTGCGCTAGCAAATACCCATGAGGATGACAAAAGTAAAAATTTGCCGGATTCCAAGCCTGCTTCTAGTCAAAATTTACTGGCTTCGGCCAAAGCGAGCGGTCCTGTGGTAACAAAGAGCGGGAAAACCCTAAACAAGCTAAAAGTCTTTGTAGGCTACGATCCGCGTGAGGATGCAGCTTACGAAGTATGCCGCTATTCAATCCTGAAGCACGCAACTATTCCTGTTGAAGTTATTCCCATCAAACAGCCAGATTTGCGCAATGCAGGGCTTTACTGGCGAAGCCGTGGCTTGACAGAAAGCACAGAGTTTTCTTTTACTCGTTTTTTGACTCCTTTCTTGGCCGGATTCGATGGCTGGGCTGTTTTTGTGGACTGTGACTTTCTTTACACTGCAGATATAAGGGAATTGGCCGAGCTTATAGATGATAAGTATGCAATTATGTGTGTTCAGCATGATTATACCCCAAAGAGCACCACAAAGATGGATGGAGCTGTGCAGACGGTTTACCCTCGGAAGAATTGGTCATCCATGGTTTTGTATAATTGCTCGCACCCAAAGAACAGGGTTTTGACACCTGATGTTGTGAATTCTCAGTCTGGTGCATTTTTGCACAGGTTCATGTGGCTGGATGATACTGACATTGGCTCCATTCCCTTTGTGTGGAATTTTTTGGTTGGACATAATAAGGTTGATGAGGAGAATGGTTTTCCTAAGGCAATTCATTATACGTCAGGGGGTCCCTGGTTCGAGGCATGGAAGGACTGTGAGTTTGCTGATCTCTGGGTTAAGGAGAGGGATGAGTATGTTCGGTCCCAGAGGATTCAGAGGGTTGTTCAGGACGAGCTGGTTAGTCTATTGGAAGATAGGATGGTAGAGAGATCGCAGGGAATTGAGAAGAGGGTTGTGGATCTGGAAGGGAGGCTTAAGGAAGTCAATATTTAAAGGAAAAGGTTCTTGCTAAGGCCAGTGCAGAGGGGGTGAAGGTTAAAGAGCTTTCACTTGAGTCTCTGTAGATTGAAAGTATGTCTATACCAGATTTATCAATTCATTGATCGTTCAGTTTGGAGAAGTTGCAGAttcattatttcaattattttcttTCAAGAATTCTTTAATTGTGTCATGATGTAAGCTAATCAATCAACGACCACAGATATCCGATTTTTGCTATTTGAACCGTGCAGTTCGCCAATGAAGTTCATTGAATTTCTTTCTGTGTCCATTCAGGAACACTAATTCATTGGCTCTTTCATGGCAGAATTGGTTAGCCAACAATGGGTATTGCCAAGGTCCAATGTTATCATCCTGCTACAGGATTTTGGTATGGCAGTGTATTGGCTACAACATTTTCAGGTAGAATGGGGCTATATTATCCTGATCTGCTATAGATATTGTAGTAGCAGTTGATGGTAAGGTTTTGTATGTAGTTACCTATAGTGTAGTCTGTATGACCACATTATTTTGAATCTATGCATCATATTCAGGTATCAGTACTGAAATTATGCTTCTAGAAGTAAATATAGAATGGAATATTTTGTTTACATCCTGCAACTTGCTATAATTGTTATAATTTATTGTTCTTTTGATATGACATCAACATTATTGCTCTTAGCAACCTAGTTGCCATTTACCCTAAATATATGTCTACTACACACATAAATTATCGATATCTAGATCATTTGTGATTTATCTAGCCAGAAAAATCATCTGGCTATGTAAACTATTTGGAATTTGCCTTATTGTGTGTTCTTTATCTATTATGCTCATCAAGAACAAAGATACATGATGCTGAAAGAGTACTATAAATAACCAAAACACTACATGACGAATATGCAGTTGACTTTAGAGAGCAGAGCTAAGCGGGAAAAGAAGGCAATGTGCGATTGCAGGGTGATTGGCTCATAGAACATTGCAAAAAATAGATAATATTATGTACCCATAAGATGTACGGTCAAATTGAACTTAATGGTGGTTGCATCACCACACATTGGCAGTTTACGTTATTCTGATTCATGTTTAGTATCTTCAAGTTAATTTCTGCGGTTATATTATTAAGGtgtattcttattttgttgtcatCTTCAATTCAGGAAATGACTTTGAGTAGTACTGATGGTTTGAAGAAGCTTTTCTTCATTTCCTGGTGTGCAAAAGATGTTTTACTTAGTCATCACTTGGGTCTTATTCACATTTGTTATTTAGATTATTTAGGGTACACATAGGATAGTTATCACTTTATGTCCCAAGTCATGTCATAATCTTATGTAACCTTATGTTCAATTTTGTAATTCATTCAATCTTGTTTATAAATATATCATTTGCATCCTTTTGTAGAATATCATTATCCTTTTATAGTTGATTTATGGTCTGCATTCTATACCAACTCCTACATGATATTAAAGTGAGGCTAAGAGCCCCAAGCACTTATAGTGTGGCTTAAGGAGGGAGGGAGCAAGCAGGGAGGGGGCAAGTTGACGTGTTTGAAATAAGTTACATCAAAACCAACAATGAGTTGTTAAAAGAGAGGTGGGAATGGCTATCTGGCCTCTAGAATGCACCAAACATCTATTATAATGTATAAAAAATAATG is a genomic window of Cryptomeria japonica chromosome 7, Sugi_1.0, whole genome shotgun sequence containing:
- the LOC131037165 gene encoding protein CDI, which gives rise to MALFRHCIRKISPKVLPPSSFMNAARSKLRMQFYSSGNAGSESSLPSRQALKLIFGAAGLGLGVAATSSSALANTHEDDKSKNLPDSKPASSQNLLASAKASGPVVTKSGKTLNKLKVFVGYDPREDAAYEVCRYSILKHATIPVEVIPIKQPDLRNAGLYWRSRGLTESTEFSFTRFLTPFLAGFDGWAVFVDCDFLYTADIRELAELIDDKYAIMCVQHDYTPKSTTKMDGAVQTVYPRKNWSSMVLYNCSHPKNRVLTPDVVNSQSGAFLHRFMWLDDTDIGSIPFVWNFLVGHNKVDEENGFPKAIHYTSGGPWFEAWKDCEFADLWVKERDEYVRSQRIQRVVQDELVSLLEDRMVERSQGIEKRVVDLEGRLKEVNI